One genomic region from Quercus robur chromosome 4, dhQueRobu3.1, whole genome shotgun sequence encodes:
- the LOC126720906 gene encoding uncharacterized protein LOC126720906 isoform X1 has protein sequence MNLENTVKDQMASPLCCFRNPLPWFAVLAPLLISAAILVFGFSFILLTSTVLIFSTIYFTFSKHKPAAAEKLVQEKVQMEDVKPEPQPHSETITLKKEAQEEGNSQIDDHLVTSFDSLSESECLYHLSTSEESEVEWPFHDNVDDQSPDYSDGSISDEESLIEIALPSGQYVGHKEELPKVNNHKQQIKLPDFSPESIFQQHCLMELISEINEMNEEENLIEIDISMGSIKCSRFEIEA, from the coding sequence ATGAACTTGGAAAACACAGTTAAAGATCAAATGGCATCTCCTTTATGTTGCTTTAGAAACCCACTACCATGGTTTGCTGTCCTTGCTCCACTGCTAATTTCTGCTGCTATTTTGGTCTTTGGGTTCTCATTCATCCTCCTAACATCTACAGTATTGATCTTTTCTACCATTTACTTCACGTTCTCAAAGCACAAACCAGCTGCAGCTGAGAAATTAGTCCAAGAAAAGGTTCAGATGGAAGATGTAAAACCAGAACCTCAGCCTCACAGTGAAACTATAACACTAAAGAAGGAAGCTCAAGAAGAAGGTAACAGTCAGATTGATGACCACTTGGTCACATCATTTGATTCACTTTCAGAGAGTGAATGTCTCTATCACTTATCGACTAGTGAGGAATCAGAAGTGGAGTGGCCGTTTCATGATAATGTGGATGATCAGAGTCCAGATTACTCCGATGGTTCAATTTCCGACGAGGAAAGCCTCATTGAAATTGCCCTTCCAAGTGGGCAGTATGTTGGTCATAAGGAAGAGTTGCCAAAGGTTAATAATCATAAGCAGCAGATCAAACTGCCAGATTTCTCACCTGAGTCCATTTTCCAGCAACATTGTCTAATGGAGCTCATATCAGAGATAAatgagatgaatgaggaagagaATTTGATTGAGATTGACATATCCATGGGCTCCATCAAGTGTTCAAGGTTTGAGATTGAAGCATGA
- the LOC126720906 gene encoding uncharacterized protein LOC126720906 isoform X2 produces the protein MEDVKPEPQPHSETITLKKEAQEEGNSQIDDHLVTSFDSLSESECLYHLSTSEESEVEWPFHDNVDDQSPDYSDGSISDEESLIEIALPSGQYVGHKEELPKVNNHKQQIKLPDFSPESIFQQHCLMELISEINEMNEEENLIEIDISMGSIKCSRFEIEA, from the coding sequence ATGGAAGATGTAAAACCAGAACCTCAGCCTCACAGTGAAACTATAACACTAAAGAAGGAAGCTCAAGAAGAAGGTAACAGTCAGATTGATGACCACTTGGTCACATCATTTGATTCACTTTCAGAGAGTGAATGTCTCTATCACTTATCGACTAGTGAGGAATCAGAAGTGGAGTGGCCGTTTCATGATAATGTGGATGATCAGAGTCCAGATTACTCCGATGGTTCAATTTCCGACGAGGAAAGCCTCATTGAAATTGCCCTTCCAAGTGGGCAGTATGTTGGTCATAAGGAAGAGTTGCCAAAGGTTAATAATCATAAGCAGCAGATCAAACTGCCAGATTTCTCACCTGAGTCCATTTTCCAGCAACATTGTCTAATGGAGCTCATATCAGAGATAAatgagatgaatgaggaagagaATTTGATTGAGATTGACATATCCATGGGCTCCATCAAGTGTTCAAGGTTTGAGATTGAAGCATGA
- the LOC126720907 gene encoding nuclear transcription factor Y subunit B-3-like codes for MADSDNDSGGHNNSNNANSELSAREQDRFLPIANVSRIMKKALPANAKISKDAKETVQECVSEFISFITGEASDKCQREKRKTINGDDLLWAMTTLGFEEYVEPLKIYLQKYREMEGEKSSVGGGGGGGRPGEKDGGGGGSGGGGGAAGGGGGSGGGVSSSGNSGGFNGVGGMYAGMYGGVMGHHQGPVYGSGGFHHHGIQGIDSGVGVGVGKGGSVVGGGGGGGGGGSNGGSIVRSR; via the coding sequence ATGGCGGATTCGGATAACGATTCAGGAGGacacaacaacagcaacaacgcGAACAGCGAGTTGTCAGCAAGAGAGCAAGACAGGTTTCTTCCGATTGCAAACGTGAGCAGAATCATGAAGAAGGCATTGCCAGCAAACGCTAAGATCTCAAAGGATGCTAAAGAAACAGTGCAAGAATGTGTGTCTGAGTTTATTAGCTTCATCACTGGGGAGGCTTCGGATAAGTgtcagagagagaagaggaagacCATCAATGGTGACGATTTGTTGTGGGCTATGACTACTTTGGGGTTTGAAGAGTATGTGGAGCCACTCAAGATTTATCTGCAGAAGTATAGGGAGATGGAAGGGGAGAAGAGCTCTGTgggaggaggtggaggaggaggGAGGCCAGGTGAGAAGgatggaggtggtggtggctccggtggtggcggcggcgccgcaggtggtggtggtggaagtGGTGGGGGTGTTAGTTCGTCAGGGAATAGTGGTGGGTTTAATGGGGTTGGAGGAATGTATGCTGGGATGTATGGTGGTGTTATGGGTCATCATCAGGGACCCGTGTACGGTTCCGGTGGCTTTCATCATCATGGAATTCAGGGTATTGATAGTGGAgttggggttggggttgggAAGGGTGGCTCAGTTGTTGGTGGTGGCggcggtggtggtggaggtggcaGTAACGGCGGTTCCATTGTGAGGTCAAGGTAG